ATCCACCACGGCCACGGCCACGCCCAGCGCCGCCGCCATGCGGGCACAGAAGCCGGCCGGGTCGTGGGGGCCGAGCACGATGGTCTGGTCGTAGGGCGGGGTGGTGCCTGTCACATCGTCGATGAGGCGGGCCTGCTCGCCGGCCAGCCGGTAGAACCAGCCCTTCGATCCCACCAGCTTCATGGCGGTGCCCACCAGCCAGGCGCCGAGCACCCGGGCCGGCCCCACCACGTCGATGAGGCTCTGCAGGCCACAGGCGGTGGCCAGGGAGCTGGTGGGGTGGAACACCCGGCAGAGCAGCCGGGCCAGGCCCGAGGGCGTCACGGTTTCGGGGTGGTGGTAGCGGCCCTGCATCACGGCCAGGGGCGTCTCGCCGATGGTGAGCACATCGCCGGGTTGCACGAGGCTGCCGGTGTAGTGGCGGAGCACGCTCTCGGGGTCGTCGAGGGTGCCGAGCAGGTGGGTGCGCACGGGCAGCACCGCGCAACCCTCACCGTGCCGCCAGGCAGCCGTGGCCGGCTCGAGGCGCTGGGGACGCCGCAGGGGCACCAGGATGCCGTCGCGCCGCCAGAGCCGTCCGAAGGGGCCGTAGTTCACCCACAGCACCTCCAGCCAGAGTGTGTCGAGCAGGGCCGCCAGATCGGTGCCGGAGGCGCCGGTGAGGTCCACCGTGAGCCGGGCCTGGGTGGCCTTGCGGCCCTTCACGATGTAGGCCGCCCAGTAGCCGTCCGGGCGGGCCTCCTCATCGGGGTGGAGCGCCTCCACGGAGCTGCGCACCTGAACATCCGCCAGGTCGCCGCGGCCCAGCAGGGTGGGCTTGAGCTCCAGCTGGGGAACGAACACCTCCATGCGGGGATGGGGGTTGTGGATTGTCACGATTCCCCGGACCCTCACGCCCCCCGGCAGGTCGGCGGCCGAGGCGTCGACGCTGAAGCTTTCGGGCCGGAGCCGCAGGGGGGAGGCCGGCCGCAGGCGGTGCCGCAGTTCAAGCCACAGCAGGGTGAGTCCCAGCAGCAGGGCGGCCACCAGCAGGGCCTTCAGGAGGGCGACGAGCAGCAACGGCAGCGGCGGGCGGTTCGCCGGAGCGTAGGTGCAGCTCGCGCCCGAGTTGCGCTCTAGCGTCAGAGCATCTGCTCGGGCCGCCGCCCCATGCGCAAGACGTTTGTGCTCGATACCAACGTGCTGCTGCACGACCCGGCGGCGATCACCCGGTTCGAGGACAACAACATCGTGATCCCCATCGAGGTGGTGGAGGAGATCGACCGCTTCAAGCGGGATCCGGCCGAGAAGGGCCGCAATGCCCGCCAGGTGTCGCGCCTGCTCGATGATCTGCGCACCCTGGGCAACCTGGCGGACGGGGTGCCCAACGGCGACGAGGGCGGCACGTTGAAGGTGGTGTTCTGCCGGGCCGAAACCCTCAGCCAGCTGCCGCCGGAGCTGAAGGCGGGCAACGGCGACAACAACATCCTGGCCGTGGCGCTCGAGGAGCAGCGGCTGGAGGTGGTGATGGGCAGCCAGCCGCCGGTGGTGCTGGTCACCAAGGACACCAACC
This portion of the Cyanobium sp. NIES-981 genome encodes:
- a CDS encoding F420-0:Gamma-glutamyl ligase, giving the protein MLLVALLKALLVAALLLGLTLLWLELRHRLRPASPLRLRPESFSVDASAADLPGGVRVRGIVTIHNPHPRMEVFVPQLELKPTLLGRGDLADVQVRSSVEALHPDEEARPDGYWAAYIVKGRKATQARLTVDLTGASGTDLAALLDTLWLEVLWVNYGPFGRLWRRDGILVPLRRPQRLEPATAAWRHGEGCAVLPVRTHLLGTLDDPESVLRHYTGSLVQPGDVLTIGETPLAVMQGRYHHPETVTPSGLARLLCRVFHPTSSLATACGLQSLIDVVGPARVLGAWLVGTAMKLVGSKGWFYRLAGEQARLIDDVTGTTPPYDQTIVLGPHDPAGFCARMAAALGVAVAVVDVNDLGRVKVLAASQGCDEALLQRALRPNPAGNANERTPLVLVRPAATSRP